Proteins encoded in a region of the Pseudomonas denitrificans (nom. rej.) genome:
- the cobA gene encoding uroporphyrinogen-III C-methyltransferase: protein MSGKVWLIGAGPGDPELLTLKAVRAMAQADVVLIDDLVNPAVLEHCPSARMICVGKRGGCRSTPQDFIHRLMLRYARQGRRVARLKGGDPCIFGRGGEEAEWLIARGIDCELVNGITAGLAAATQCGISVTLRGVSRGVTLVTAHTQDDSPLNWRGLAEGGTTLVVYMGVAKLAEIRDGLLEGGMAAGTPVAMIENASLPAQREYRSQLGDMLEDAQSFALKSPAILVIGEVAAAAQQAILARTA, encoded by the coding sequence ATGAGTGGAAAAGTCTGGCTGATCGGCGCCGGCCCCGGCGACCCGGAACTGCTGACCCTGAAGGCCGTCCGGGCCATGGCTCAGGCCGACGTGGTGCTCATCGACGACCTGGTGAATCCGGCGGTGCTGGAGCACTGCCCTTCGGCGCGAATGATTTGCGTCGGGAAACGTGGCGGCTGCCGCTCCACCCCGCAGGACTTTATCCACCGCCTGATGCTGCGCTACGCCCGCCAGGGGCGCCGCGTCGCACGCCTGAAAGGCGGCGACCCGTGCATCTTCGGCCGTGGCGGCGAAGAAGCTGAGTGGCTGATTGCGCGGGGCATCGATTGTGAGTTGGTCAACGGCATCACTGCCGGGCTGGCAGCAGCAACTCAGTGCGGCATCTCCGTAACCCTGCGTGGTGTCAGCCGGGGTGTGACCCTGGTGACCGCACACACCCAGGACGACAGCCCGCTGAACTGGCGCGGCCTGGCCGAAGGCGGAACAACGCTGGTGGTGTACATGGGCGTGGCGAAACTGGCGGAAATCCGCGACGGACTGCTCGAAGGCGGCATGGCGGCCGGCACGCCGGTGGCGATGATCGAGAACGCGTCCCTGCCCGCCCAACGCGAATACCGCAGCCAGCTGGGCGACATGCTGGAAGACGCCCAGAGCTTCGCCCTGAAGAGCCCGGCAATCCTGGTGATCGGCGAAGTCGCCGCCGCTGCGCAGCAGGCAATCCTGGCCCGCACCGCCTGA
- a CDS encoding nitrate reductase, whose protein sequence is MTHNRRTTASTCCYCGVGCGVLIEHDDERILGVQGDPQHPANFGRLCSKGSTLHLTGDADARAQFPELRLGKGLSRARTDWDTALEHAAGVFAETLREHGPDSVAFYVSGQLLTEDYYAFNKLARALVGTNNIDSNSRLCMSSAVVGYKRSLGADAPPCSYEDIELADCVMIAGSNMAYAHPVLFRRLEEARARRPEMKLIVIDPRVTDTAEQADLHLAILPGTDVALFHGILHILLWEGWTDRAFIEAHTDGLDELKALVRDYGPLAVAEICGIAVDDLQRAAQWIGQSPSFLSLWCMGLNQSTAGSAKNSALINLHLATGQIGRPGAGPFSLTGQPNAMGGRETGSLSNLLPGHREAANAEHRAEVAAYWGVEQLPENPGLSAIELFDAVRDGRIKALWIACTNPAQSLPDQTRVREALAACPFVIVQEAFTTSETCQYADLLLPAASWGEKEGTVTNSERRISHVRPAIPAIGEARADWNIVCDFARRLEQRLRPGENSLFDFDSPSSLFDEFKLLTRDRDLDLSGVDYALLDTRGPQQWPFRTGATQGTERLYGDGQFPTINGRARLIAEPYRAPKEKRDARYPLILNTGRLRDQWHGMTRTGTAPQLFGHVEEAVLGLHPDELRRRRISDGQLVRLHSRRGELVLPVQADDRLRPGQAFLPMHWGDRFLKGLGINVLTLPAVDPLSRQPELKHATVEVSRIELPWQFFALVEGEVQKRFDALRPMFEDLRYASFSPTGRERPALVIRAAHHEAPSADWLARIDALLDLGDGPVMAYDDPRRTVGKRVRIEQSRIVSLRLAGETAARAWLRELWKEGRADQELRRWLLAPLSAAPGKAGAAADKTLCNCLNVSQSRIQAGIDKGLDLEGLKCELKCGTACGSCVPEIKRLLAQKPLAATA, encoded by the coding sequence ATGACCCACAACCGTCGCACTACTGCCTCCACCTGCTGCTACTGCGGCGTGGGTTGCGGTGTACTGATCGAGCACGACGACGAGCGCATCCTCGGCGTACAGGGCGACCCGCAGCATCCGGCCAACTTCGGCCGCCTGTGCAGCAAGGGCTCGACCCTGCACCTCACCGGCGACGCGGACGCCCGCGCGCAATTCCCGGAGCTGCGCCTGGGCAAGGGACTGTCACGCGCCCGCACCGACTGGGACACCGCACTGGAGCATGCCGCCGGCGTCTTCGCCGAAACCCTCCGCGAGCACGGGCCGGACAGCGTGGCCTTCTACGTCTCAGGCCAGCTGCTGACCGAGGACTACTACGCCTTCAACAAGCTCGCCCGCGCCCTGGTCGGCACCAACAACATCGACAGCAACTCGCGCCTGTGCATGTCCTCGGCGGTGGTCGGCTACAAGCGCAGCCTGGGCGCAGACGCCCCGCCCTGCAGCTACGAGGACATCGAACTGGCCGACTGCGTGATGATCGCCGGCAGCAACATGGCCTACGCCCACCCGGTACTGTTCCGCCGCCTGGAAGAGGCCCGCGCACGTCGCCCGGAGATGAAGCTGATCGTCATCGACCCGCGCGTCACCGACACCGCGGAGCAGGCCGACCTGCATCTGGCGATCCTGCCCGGCACCGACGTCGCGCTGTTCCACGGCATCCTGCACATCCTGCTCTGGGAAGGCTGGACCGACCGCGCCTTCATCGAAGCCCACACCGACGGCCTGGATGAACTCAAGGCCCTGGTACGCGACTACGGTCCGCTGGCCGTCGCAGAAATCTGCGGCATCGCCGTCGACGACCTGCAACGCGCGGCCCAGTGGATCGGCCAGTCGCCTTCCTTCCTCTCGCTCTGGTGCATGGGGCTGAACCAGTCCACCGCCGGTAGCGCGAAGAACAGTGCGCTGATCAACCTGCACCTGGCCACCGGGCAGATCGGCCGCCCCGGTGCCGGCCCCTTCTCCCTCACCGGCCAACCCAATGCCATGGGCGGCCGCGAGACTGGCAGCCTGTCCAACCTGCTGCCCGGCCACCGCGAGGCGGCCAACGCCGAACACCGTGCCGAAGTGGCTGCTTACTGGGGTGTCGAACAACTGCCGGAGAACCCCGGCCTGAGCGCCATCGAACTCTTCGACGCAGTACGCGACGGGCGCATCAAGGCCCTGTGGATCGCCTGCACCAACCCGGCCCAATCACTGCCAGACCAGACCCGCGTGCGCGAAGCCCTGGCCGCCTGCCCGTTCGTCATCGTCCAGGAAGCCTTCACCACCAGCGAGACCTGCCAGTACGCCGACCTGCTGCTGCCGGCCGCCAGCTGGGGCGAGAAGGAAGGCACGGTGACCAACTCCGAACGCCGCATCAGCCACGTGCGCCCGGCCATCCCGGCCATCGGCGAGGCGCGGGCGGACTGGAACATCGTCTGCGACTTCGCCCGCCGCCTCGAGCAGCGCCTGCGCCCCGGCGAAAACAGCCTGTTCGACTTCGATTCGCCGTCCTCGCTGTTCGACGAATTCAAGCTGCTGACCCGTGATCGTGATCTTGATCTGTCCGGCGTCGACTACGCCCTGCTGGACACCCGTGGCCCGCAGCAATGGCCCTTCCGCACCGGCGCTACCCAAGGCACCGAACGCCTGTATGGCGACGGACAGTTCCCCACCATCAATGGCCGCGCGCGGCTGATCGCCGAGCCCTACCGAGCACCGAAGGAAAAGCGCGATGCACGTTACCCGCTGATCCTCAACACCGGCCGCCTGCGCGATCAGTGGCATGGCATGACCCGTACCGGCACCGCGCCGCAACTGTTCGGCCACGTGGAAGAAGCTGTGCTCGGCCTGCACCCGGACGAGCTGCGCCGCCGGCGCATCAGCGACGGCCAACTGGTTCGCCTGCACAGTCGCCGTGGCGAACTGGTGCTGCCGGTGCAAGCCGACGACCGCCTGCGTCCCGGCCAGGCCTTCCTGCCGATGCACTGGGGCGACCGCTTCCTCAAGGGCCTGGGCATCAACGTGCTGACCCTGCCGGCGGTGGACCCGCTGTCGCGCCAGCCCGAGCTGAAGCACGCCACGGTGGAAGTCAGCCGCATCGAGCTGCCCTGGCAGTTCTTCGCGCTGGTGGAAGGTGAGGTGCAGAAGCGCTTCGACGCCCTGCGCCCGATGTTCGAAGACCTGCGCTACGCCAGCTTCAGCCCCACCGGCCGTGAACGCCCGGCACTGGTGATCCGTGCCGCACACCACGAAGCGCCCAGCGCGGACTGGCTGGCCCGCATCGACGCCCTGCTCGACCTCGGCGACGGTCCGGTCATGGCCTATGACGACCCGCGCCGCACCGTCGGCAAACGCGTGCGTATCGAACAATCGCGAATCGTCTCGCTGCGCCTGGCCGGCGAAACCGCCGCCCGCGCCTGGCTGCGCGAATTGTGGAAGGAAGGCCGCGCCGACCAGGAGCTGCGCCGCTGGCTGCTCGCCCCGCTCAGCGCCGCCCCGGGTAAAGCCGGCGCGGCGGCGGACAAGACGCTGTGCAACTGCCTGAACGTCAGCCAGAGCCGCATCCAGGCAGGCATCGACAAGGGCCTGGACCTGGAAGGTCTCAAATGCGAACTCAAGTGCGGGACCGCCTGCGGCTCCTGCGTACCGGAAATCAAGCGCCTGCTGGCTCAGAAGCCACTGGCCGCTACCGCCTGA
- the nirD gene encoding nitrite reductase small subunit NirD has translation MNWLDICALDDINPLGSRVIAGPKGDIAIFRTSDDEVFALDDRCPHKGGPLSQGLIYGKRVACPLHNWQIELASGEAVAPDQGCAHRHEVKIKDGRVLLALRDNLAHCA, from the coding sequence ATGAACTGGTTAGACATCTGCGCCCTGGACGACATCAACCCGCTGGGCTCGCGCGTCATCGCCGGCCCCAAGGGCGACATCGCGATCTTCCGCACCTCCGATGACGAGGTCTTCGCCCTCGACGACCGCTGCCCGCACAAGGGCGGCCCCCTGTCCCAGGGCCTGATCTACGGCAAGCGCGTGGCCTGCCCGCTGCACAACTGGCAGATCGAACTGGCCAGCGGCGAGGCCGTGGCCCCCGACCAGGGCTGCGCCCATCGCCACGAGGTAAAGATCAAAGATGGTCGCGTGCTGCTGGCCCTGCGCGACAACCTCGCCCACTGCGCCTGA
- the nirB gene encoding nitrite reductase large subunit NirB has product MKKLKLVLIGNGMAGVRTLEELLKIAPDLYDITVFGAEPHPNYNRILLSPVLAGEQAFEDIVLNDLNWYSENGIRLLLNRKVSRIDRHRRKVYAEDGTEAEYDRLLIATGSNPFILPVPGSRLQGVIGYRDIADTQTMIDTAGTHSHAVVIGGGLLGLEAANGLKQRGMDVTVVHLSDWLLERQLDRTAGKLLQEALESRGINFRLNTHTEELIDDGSGRVCAIRFKDGEVIAADLVVMAAGIRPNTELAEKTGLPCNRGILVNDTLQTYDPRIYALGECASHRGIAYGLVAPLFEQAKVCANHLAMLGFARYQGSVTSTKLKVTGIDLFSAGQFMGGEGTETITLSDPIGGVYKKLVIKDDVLVGACLYGDTADGGWYFRQIRENHNVGEIRDHLMFGESSIGDVGHQGQNSAANMPDTAEVCGCNGVCKGTIVKAIQENGLFSVDEVKKHTKAASSCGSCAGLVEQILINTVGGAADVKPKSEKAICGCSDLNHGQVRQAIRDHHLITLSSAVRFMDWRTPDGCATCRPALNYYLISTWPGEAKDDPQSRLINERAHANIQKDGTYSVVPRMWGGVTNAAELRRIADVADKYQVPMVKVTGGQRIDLLGIRKDDLPAIWKELDMPSGHAYGKSIRTVKTCVGSEFCRFGTQNSTQLGIDLEHDLFNMWSPHKVKLAVSGCPRNCAEAGIKDIGIIGVDSGWELYIGGNGGIKTEVAEFFVKLKTSDEVREYSGAFLQLYREEAFYLERTVHYLQRVGMERIKKAVLEDAENRKALNARLQFSLSLEQDPWQERIAQQPLKKEFERIPLKQLEPA; this is encoded by the coding sequence ATGAAGAAGCTCAAGCTCGTACTGATCGGCAACGGCATGGCCGGTGTGCGGACCCTGGAAGAACTGTTGAAGATCGCCCCCGATCTTTACGACATCACCGTGTTCGGCGCCGAGCCCCACCCCAACTACAACCGCATCCTGCTCTCCCCCGTGCTGGCCGGTGAGCAGGCCTTCGAGGACATCGTCCTCAACGACCTCAACTGGTACAGCGAGAATGGCATTCGCCTGCTGCTCAACCGCAAGGTCAGCCGCATCGACCGTCATCGCCGCAAGGTCTACGCCGAAGACGGCACCGAGGCCGAGTACGATCGACTGCTGATTGCCACCGGCTCCAATCCCTTCATCCTGCCGGTGCCGGGCAGCCGCCTGCAGGGCGTGATCGGCTACCGCGACATCGCCGACACCCAGACCATGATCGACACCGCCGGGACCCACAGCCATGCAGTGGTCATCGGCGGCGGCCTGCTCGGCCTGGAAGCGGCCAACGGCCTCAAGCAGCGCGGCATGGATGTCACCGTGGTGCACCTCTCCGACTGGCTGCTGGAGCGCCAGCTGGACCGCACCGCCGGCAAGCTGCTGCAGGAAGCGCTGGAATCACGCGGCATCAACTTCCGCCTGAACACCCACACCGAAGAACTGATCGACGACGGCAGCGGCCGCGTCTGCGCCATCCGCTTCAAGGACGGCGAAGTGATCGCCGCCGACCTGGTGGTGATGGCCGCCGGCATCCGCCCCAACACCGAACTGGCGGAGAAGACCGGCCTGCCCTGCAACCGCGGCATCCTGGTCAACGACACCCTGCAGACCTATGACCCGCGCATCTACGCCCTGGGCGAATGCGCCAGCCACCGCGGCATCGCCTATGGCCTGGTGGCCCCGCTGTTCGAGCAGGCCAAGGTCTGCGCCAACCACCTGGCCATGCTCGGCTTCGCCCGCTACCAGGGCTCGGTGACCTCCACCAAGCTCAAGGTCACCGGCATCGACCTGTTCTCCGCCGGCCAGTTCATGGGCGGCGAAGGCACCGAGACCATCACCCTCTCCGATCCCATCGGCGGCGTGTACAAGAAACTGGTGATCAAGGACGACGTGCTGGTCGGTGCCTGCCTCTACGGCGACACCGCCGATGGCGGCTGGTACTTCCGGCAGATCCGCGAGAACCACAACGTCGGCGAAATCCGCGACCACCTGATGTTCGGCGAGAGCAGCATCGGCGACGTCGGCCACCAGGGCCAGAACAGCGCAGCGAACATGCCCGACACCGCCGAAGTCTGCGGCTGCAACGGCGTATGCAAGGGCACCATCGTCAAGGCGATCCAGGAGAACGGCCTGTTCAGCGTCGACGAGGTGAAGAAGCACACCAAGGCCGCCAGCTCCTGCGGCTCCTGCGCCGGGCTTGTCGAGCAGATCCTGATCAACACCGTGGGCGGCGCGGCGGACGTGAAGCCCAAGAGCGAAAAGGCCATCTGCGGCTGCAGCGACCTCAACCACGGCCAGGTACGCCAGGCGATCCGCGACCATCACCTGATCACCCTGAGCAGCGCCGTGCGCTTCATGGACTGGCGCACCCCGGACGGCTGCGCCACCTGCCGCCCGGCGCTGAACTACTACCTGATCTCCACCTGGCCGGGCGAAGCCAAGGACGACCCGCAGTCGCGCCTGATCAACGAGCGCGCCCACGCCAACATCCAGAAGGACGGCACCTACTCGGTAGTCCCGCGTATGTGGGGTGGCGTCACCAACGCCGCCGAACTGCGGCGCATCGCCGACGTCGCCGACAAGTACCAGGTACCCATGGTCAAGGTCACCGGCGGCCAGCGCATCGACCTGCTGGGCATCAGAAAGGACGACCTGCCGGCGATCTGGAAGGAACTGGACATGCCCTCCGGCCACGCCTACGGCAAGTCCATCCGCACCGTGAAGACCTGCGTCGGCAGCGAGTTCTGCCGTTTCGGCACGCAGAACTCGACCCAGTTGGGCATCGACCTCGAGCACGACCTGTTCAACATGTGGTCGCCGCACAAGGTCAAGCTGGCGGTCTCCGGCTGCCCGCGCAACTGCGCCGAGGCCGGCATCAAGGACATCGGCATCATCGGTGTGGATTCGGGCTGGGAGCTGTACATCGGCGGCAACGGCGGGATCAAGACCGAGGTGGCGGAGTTCTTCGTCAAGCTCAAGACCTCCGACGAAGTCCGCGAGTACAGCGGCGCCTTCCTCCAGCTCTACCGCGAGGAGGCCTTCTACCTCGAACGCACCGTGCACTACCTGCAGCGCGTCGGCATGGAGCGCATCAAGAAAGCCGTGCTGGAAGACGCGGAAAACCGCAAGGCGCTCAATGCCCGCCTGCAGTTCTCCCTGTCGCTGGAGCAGGACCCGTGGCAGGAGCGCATCGCCCAGCAGCCGCTGAAGAAGGAATTCGAACGGATTCCCCTCAAGCAGCTGGAACCCGCCTGA
- a CDS encoding bifunctional protein-serine/threonine kinase/phosphatase, with translation MSLALSFAQASATGPRDENQDALRVVTPPAGLAASKGHLFAIADGVSHCADGGLAARLSLQALAADYYATPETWAVAQALDRLLISQNRWLQANGGGQPLLTTLTALVLRGRRFTLAHVGDCRLYRWHAGQLDCLTQDHVWEQPGMQHVLKRALGLDQHLVVDYCDGELEAGQSFLLVSDGIWAALGDSAIQRLLEDAQSLQACADALVSAAHLAGSQDNASALLLQVDELPPASLGDALAQLDHWPAPPALRDDQEFEGWRVEGRLAQSRQSLIYRVRDRQNRPWLLKTLPPALRDSAEAAQALLLEEWFLRRVQGRYFPELHSLPQRQHLYYVMREYPGQTLDEHLKLNGPLNLPDWLDLAQRLLRGLGQLHRRNILHRDIKPENLHWADDGELRLLDFGLAYCPGLSQEDPHDLPGTPSYLAPESFQGAAPEARQDLYAAGVTLYRLLCGHYPYGEIEAFQHPRFGTPAPASRYRPDVPTWLDDWLAKLIAAQPQQRFETAEECLLALEQGERQAPPRPRPLLEREPLRVWRGVALASLAINLGLLLWLLHGG, from the coding sequence ATGAGCCTGGCCCTGAGCTTCGCCCAGGCCAGCGCCACCGGCCCGCGCGACGAGAACCAGGATGCCCTGCGGGTGGTCACCCCGCCCGCAGGGCTGGCCGCCAGCAAGGGGCACCTGTTTGCCATCGCCGACGGCGTCAGCCACTGCGCCGACGGCGGCCTGGCCGCGCGCCTGAGCCTGCAGGCGCTGGCCGCCGACTACTACGCCACTCCCGAGACCTGGGCCGTCGCCCAGGCCCTCGACCGCCTGCTGATCTCGCAGAACCGCTGGCTGCAGGCCAACGGCGGTGGCCAGCCGCTGCTCACCACCCTCACCGCGCTGGTCCTGCGGGGCCGGCGCTTCACCCTCGCCCATGTCGGCGACTGCCGCCTTTACCGCTGGCACGCCGGCCAGCTGGATTGCCTGACCCAGGACCACGTCTGGGAACAACCCGGCATGCAGCACGTGCTCAAGCGCGCACTGGGCCTCGACCAGCATCTGGTGGTGGACTACTGCGACGGCGAACTGGAAGCCGGACAGAGCTTCCTGCTGGTCAGCGACGGCATCTGGGCTGCTCTTGGCGACAGCGCCATCCAGCGCCTGCTGGAGGACGCACAGAGCTTGCAGGCCTGCGCCGACGCACTGGTCAGCGCCGCCCACCTGGCCGGCAGCCAGGACAACGCCAGCGCGCTGCTCCTGCAGGTGGACGAACTGCCACCCGCGAGCCTCGGCGACGCCCTCGCCCAACTCGACCACTGGCCCGCGCCGCCGGCCCTGCGGGACGACCAGGAGTTCGAAGGCTGGCGGGTGGAAGGCCGACTGGCGCAGTCGCGCCAATCGCTGATCTACCGCGTGCGCGACCGGCAGAACCGCCCCTGGCTGCTCAAGACCCTGCCGCCGGCACTGCGCGACTCCGCAGAAGCCGCCCAGGCGCTGCTGCTGGAGGAGTGGTTCCTGCGCCGCGTGCAGGGCCGCTACTTCCCCGAACTGCACAGCCTGCCGCAACGCCAGCACCTGTACTACGTGATGCGCGAGTATCCGGGGCAAACCCTGGACGAGCACCTGAAACTCAACGGCCCGTTGAACCTGCCCGACTGGCTGGACCTCGCCCAGCGCCTGTTGCGCGGCCTGGGCCAGCTGCACCGGCGCAACATCCTGCACCGCGACATCAAGCCGGAAAACCTGCACTGGGCCGACGACGGCGAGCTGCGCCTGCTGGACTTCGGCCTGGCCTACTGCCCGGGCTTGTCGCAGGAAGACCCGCACGACCTGCCCGGCACCCCGAGCTACCTCGCCCCGGAATCCTTCCAGGGCGCGGCGCCGGAAGCCCGCCAGGACCTCTACGCGGCCGGGGTCACGCTCTACCGCCTGCTCTGTGGGCACTACCCCTATGGCGAGATCGAAGCCTTCCAGCATCCGCGCTTCGGCACGCCTGCCCCGGCCAGCCGCTATCGCCCGGATGTGCCAACCTGGCTGGACGACTGGCTGGCAAAGCTGATCGCCGCCCAACCGCAACAACGCTTCGAAACCGCCGAGGAATGCCTGCTCGCCCTGGAACAAGGTGAACGCCAGGCACCGCCGCGCCCGCGCCCGCTGCTGGAACGCGAACCGCTGCGGGTCTGGCGCGGCGTCGCCCTGGCCTCGCTGGCGATCAACCTGGGGCTGCTGCTCTGGCTGCTGCACGGGGGCTGA
- a CDS encoding nitrate/nitrite transporter: MNTSFWKAGHAPTLFAAFLYFDLSFMVWYVLGPLAVQIATDLQLTTQQRALMVATPILSGAILRFLMGLLADRWSPKAAGILGQVIVICALFGAWRLGIHSLEQAMILGVLLGMAGASFAVALPLASQWYPPQHQGKAMGIAGAGNSGTVLTALFAPAIAAAFGWQNVFGFALIPLLATLVVFALLARNAPERPPVKSLADYLKALGDRDSWWFMFFYSVTFGGFLGLASTLPGYFHDQYGLDPVKAGYYTAACVFAGSLMRPLGGALADRIGGIRSLLVMYTVASICIAAVGFHLPSAVAALSLFVVAMLSLGAGNGAVFQLVPQRFRQTIGVMTGLIGMAGGIGGFCLTAGLGAIKQATGDYQIGLWLFASLGVLAWFGLHAVKARWRTTWGSAAVTAARV; this comes from the coding sequence ATGAACACGAGTTTCTGGAAAGCCGGCCACGCGCCGACCCTGTTTGCCGCCTTCCTGTATTTCGACCTGAGCTTCATGGTCTGGTACGTCCTCGGCCCGCTGGCGGTGCAGATCGCCACCGACCTGCAACTGACCACCCAGCAGCGCGCGCTGATGGTCGCCACGCCGATCCTCTCCGGCGCCATCCTGCGCTTCCTCATGGGCCTGCTGGCCGATCGCTGGTCGCCCAAGGCCGCCGGCATCCTCGGCCAGGTGATCGTCATCTGCGCGCTGTTCGGCGCCTGGCGACTGGGCATCCACAGCCTGGAGCAGGCGATGATCCTCGGCGTGCTACTGGGCATGGCCGGCGCCTCCTTCGCCGTGGCGCTGCCGCTGGCCTCGCAGTGGTACCCGCCGCAGCACCAGGGCAAGGCCATGGGTATCGCCGGAGCCGGCAACTCCGGTACCGTGCTCACCGCGCTGTTCGCCCCGGCCATCGCCGCCGCCTTCGGCTGGCAGAACGTCTTCGGCTTCGCGCTGATCCCGCTGCTGGCCACCCTGGTGGTGTTCGCCCTGCTCGCCCGCAACGCCCCGGAGCGCCCGCCAGTCAAGTCACTGGCGGATTACCTGAAGGCCCTGGGCGACCGCGACAGCTGGTGGTTCATGTTCTTCTACAGCGTGACCTTCGGCGGCTTCCTCGGCCTCGCCAGCACCCTGCCCGGCTACTTCCACGACCAGTACGGCCTAGACCCGGTGAAAGCCGGCTACTACACCGCCGCCTGCGTCTTCGCCGGCAGCCTGATGCGTCCGCTGGGCGGCGCCCTGGCCGACCGCATCGGCGGTATCCGCAGCCTGCTGGTGATGTACACCGTCGCCTCGATCTGCATCGCCGCCGTAGGCTTCCACCTGCCCAGCGCAGTGGCGGCACTGAGCCTCTTCGTGGTCGCCATGCTCAGCCTCGGCGCGGGCAACGGTGCGGTGTTCCAGCTGGTGCCGCAGCGCTTCCGCCAGACCATTGGCGTGATGACCGGCCTGATCGGCATGGCCGGCGGCATCGGCGGTTTCTGTCTGACGGCGGGCCTGGGCGCAATCAAGCAGGCCACCGGCGACTACCAGATCGGCCTCTGGCTGTTCGCCAGCCTCGGCGTACTGGCCTGGTTCGGCCTGCACGCGGTGAAAGCCCGCTGGCGCACCACCTGGGGTAGCGCGGCCGTTACCGCGGCGCGGGTGTAG
- a CDS encoding thioesterase family protein translates to MARLKLEFPEELFIYETKLTVRVTDINGANHLGNDSMISMISEARARFLFDYGIRETGIIVTDLATTYRAEAHARDQLLFEVGVMDFNKYGGDIIFRITRPADDTLVAMAKSGFVFFDYKAGKVVPIPEAFRDTFPNVNWVA, encoded by the coding sequence ATGGCCCGCCTGAAACTGGAATTCCCCGAAGAACTCTTCATCTACGAAACCAAGCTCACCGTCCGCGTCACCGACATCAACGGCGCCAACCATCTGGGCAACGATTCGATGATCTCGATGATCTCCGAAGCCCGCGCGCGCTTCCTGTTCGACTACGGCATCCGCGAGACCGGCATCATCGTCACCGACCTCGCCACCACCTATCGCGCCGAGGCCCACGCGCGCGATCAGCTGCTGTTCGAGGTCGGCGTGATGGACTTCAACAAGTACGGCGGCGACATCATCTTCCGCATCACCCGCCCGGCCGACGACACGCTGGTAGCCATGGCCAAGTCGGGCTTCGTGTTCTTCGACTACAAGGCCGGCAAGGTCGTGCCGATCCCCGAGGCATTCCGCGACACCTTCCCCAACGTCAACTGGGTCGCCTGA
- a CDS encoding polysaccharide lyase family 7 protein yields MIDLTTWNLSVPTDPRPTEVTTEQIARGYQSRYFQRGGSQVVFWVPVTGSHTSDSVYPRSELRETLSNGEVSNWYYTQGDNELRVTMSVQQVPSKNKIIIGQIHSRSPYTGNGEPLVKLQYHYLPTLESGRLEALVRNHPDDSASINVPLIDNIALDQTFNYSLRVTSVGNLAIRVETSDGRANYYRKILSTTWSKQLLYFKAGAYINDNYGDTSEGARVTVFHLNSAHR; encoded by the coding sequence ATGATCGACCTCACCACCTGGAACCTCAGCGTTCCCACCGACCCTCGCCCCACCGAAGTCACCACCGAACAGATCGCCCGGGGCTACCAGAGCCGCTACTTCCAGCGCGGCGGCAGCCAGGTGGTGTTCTGGGTGCCCGTCACCGGCTCGCACACCTCCGACAGCGTCTACCCCCGCAGCGAGCTGCGCGAGACTCTGTCCAACGGCGAGGTTTCCAACTGGTACTACACCCAGGGCGACAACGAGCTGCGCGTGACCATGAGCGTCCAGCAGGTGCCCTCGAAGAACAAGATCATCATTGGCCAGATCCACAGCCGCTCGCCCTACACCGGCAACGGCGAGCCGCTGGTCAAGCTGCAGTACCACTACCTGCCCACCCTGGAGAGCGGACGCCTGGAAGCCCTGGTGCGCAACCACCCCGACGACAGCGCCAGCATCAACGTCCCGCTGATCGACAACATCGCCCTGGACCAGACCTTCAACTACAGCCTGCGCGTCACCTCGGTGGGCAACCTGGCGATCCGCGTGGAGACCTCCGACGGCCGGGCCAACTACTACCGCAAGATCCTCAGCACCACCTGGTCCAAGCAACTGCTCTACTTCAAGGCCGGCGCCTACATCAACGACAACTACGGCGACACCAGCGAAGGCGCGCGGGTAACCGTCTTCCACCTGAACTCGGCGCACCGCTGA